GCCCATCGCCGGCTGATGGTAGAGCAGTGGGGTGGACGAGGAGGACCCCCCGCACCCGCCTTCAAGCGGCGACGAACCGCTCGCCCGTTACCGGGCCATGCGCGACTTCCGGCGGACGCCCGAGCCGTCCGGGGGTGACGCCGACGTTCCCACCGGCGTCGCCGGAGCTGCGGCGGGACCATGCGGCGGCGGGCGTTTCGTCGTGCAGGAGCACCACGCCACGTCGATGCACTGGGACCTGCGCCTGGAACGGGACGGCGTGCTCGTGTCGTGGGCGGTGCCCAAGGGAATCCCGCCCGACCCGAGGGACAACCATCTGGCCGTGCACACCGAGGACCACCCGATGATGTACCTCGACTTCGAGGGGGACATCCCCAAGGGCGAGTACGGCGGCGGCCGCATGCGGGTGTGGGACCGGGGCACCTACACGTGCGAGAAATGGGAGGACTCGGAGGTGATGGTGACGCTGTCGGGGCGGCGGGCCCGGGGCCGTCACGTGCTGTTCCGCACCGGGGGAAACCAGTGGATGCTCCACCGCCTCGATCCACCCGAGGACCCCGACCGCAGCCCGATGCCAAAGCGTCTCCGGCCCCTCGTGCCGGCCATCGGCACGCTTCCCGCCGACGAGGCCGCATGGTCGTTCGAGCCGGCGTTCGGCGGCCAGCGGGTCGTGGTCTCCAGCGAGGGCGGCCGGGCCAGCGCCGTGGACGCCGACGGTGGCGACGTCACCTCCCGGTACCCGGAGCTGCGCGACCTCGGGCGGGCCGTCGGCGCCGTGATGGCGGCCATGGAAGGCGAGCTCGTGGTGACGGGGCCCGGCGGCCGTCCCGACCCGACCGCGCTCGCTCGGCGTCTGTCGGCGAAGGGTGACGCCGCCCTCCGGCGCCTGGCCACCCGCTCGCCGGCCGCCTTCTTCGCGACCGACGTGGTCTGGCTCGAAGGTCACGACACCACGGCGCTCCCCTACCGCCAGCGCCGCCGGCTGCTCGAGCGGCTCGAGCTGTCCGGACCCTCGTGGCACGCGTCGCCCTCGTCGCCGGGGGACGGCGCCGCCCTCCTCGTGGCGGCACGGGCGCAAGGCCTGGCCGGCGTCGTCGCCCGCCGCCTCGACGGCGCCTACGAGCCTGACTCGCTCCGCTTCATCCCCGCATGACCGACGGCGGTTCGACCGCCGGACCCGAAGATGCGCTGATTCCTCCGGAATCCGGATGCATTCAGCGCACTTCCGGGCGGGCGTACCGGACGGCGGACCGGCTCAGACGGGGGATCCGCCCGGTGGGGGGCGTCGGAGGGGATGGTCGCCGCCGCCCTGGTCTGACGGCTCCGGCGGAAGAGCCGTGCAGACCGGGCGGCGGCGGTACCTGCCCCCCGGGGGGAAGGGGGCATCTTGCGGGGTCAGCCGGCTGTGGCTGACCACCTGTCGGGGCGCCGGGCGGCGCCGCAGCGGCCGACCATGCGCAGCGTGAGCGACACCCGCTCGCCGCCGGACAGCGGCGGGCCCACGGCGTGGCGACGGCGTCCGTCGGGCGCACCGTCGAACCCGGGCGCACGTAGGAGCAGCAGGTCGCCCGCCTCGACCAGGAGGCGGATGACCGGTCCGGCATCGTCCGACAGAACGGTGAACTCGGCCGATCCGGCCAAGGAGTACACGGCGACGAGCAATCCGTAGCACATGCCGTCGCGATGGGGCCCGAGGCCGCCGGTGTCGCCGCGATACCGCATGAACCGCGCCTCGGTCGCAGTGAAGCCGTGGAGCGCGTGATCGTCGTCGGCGGACAGGAGCTGCCGGCGGAGGCGGGCGGCCATGCCGTTGACGGCCGGGCACGTGGGGTCGCCGACGCGCACCGAGAGCTGGTCGGCCCGCTGGAGCACGCCGTTGACCCGTGCCGGGACGCGGAGGAACCGGTTGCCGGCACCACGGGCCTCACCGAGGAGCCGGAGCCGCTCGTCTCCTGGCAGCGCTCCACGCGCCAGGGCGAAGCCGTCCCTCGCCACATCGGCGAGGGTCTCGTCGATGCCGACGTCGAGGGAGAACGACGCGCGCTCCCGCTCCTTCACCGTCCCGTACGACCGCCGATCGCTCATGTGATCCGACTGTGTCAGGACCGGCGGTGGCGAACCTCCCCCACTCGGGGGAGAGCGTCCACTCCGGCCGGGGGATTTCCTGAAGAAGCAGGTGCGCAGTCGTGCACCATCGCGTCAACATCGTTCCTGTACCCCGAGCGTCGCATCGCGGCCCTCCGCCGAACCCTCATCTATCCCGAGAGGAGGTGATTTCATGCGCAACACCCTCTGCAAGATCGCGGTTACCCTTGTGTCGATCGTGGGCGTCATCCTGACCCAGGCCGGCGCAGCGGGAGCCAACTTTCAGTTCAAATGAGCCAAGGCGTAAGCGTGCGGGACGGCTGACCGGTGTCGGATCAGGCTCCACGCACCCGCGACCCGCTCCCCTTCGTCCTCCTCGCCACCACGCTGTCGTCCGCCGTCGTGGCCTTGGCCTTGTACGCCGTCGTCGACGGCACCGCTAGGCGGGAGGATCCGTGGACGGTCGCGGTCTGGGTGGCGTTCTGTGCGGTCGCCAACATCCTCCCCGTGCCGGTCTCCGACAACGTCGCCCTGAGTCTCAGCAGCTCGGCCACCATCGCAATGGCGCTCGTGTTCCCGCTTCCCGTCGCGGGCCCGCTCGTGTTCGTCGCGGCCGTCTCCGAATGGGAGGTGCGCAGGGACACCACAGTGCTGCACGCCGTGTACAACCGAGCGCAGATGGCCATGTCGGCGGTGGCGGCGGCCGCCGTGTTCGAGCTGTCCGACCGAGCCGCGCTCCATCCATTCGCCGCCCTGTGCGCCATGCTCGCCCACCAGGCCACCAACCTGATCCTGGTCGCGCTGGCCGACAGCACCTGCCATGCGCTGCCGTTCCACCGGGTCATCCGGAGGATGGTCCCCAAGGGTCCGGCGGCCGCTGCGGCCTACCTCTTCCAGTCGCTCATGGGCATCGTCCTCGCGCTCACGTACCTCCGCGTGGGCGGGTGGGCCGTCGCCGTGCTCATGATCCCTTTGCTCGGCGGCCGCTTCGCCCTGCGGGCGGCCCGTCAGCTCGAGTCCGCCGAGCGCGACCGTCGCCGCCTGTCCGACCAGCTCATCGACGAGCGAGAGCGCGAGCGGGCCCGCATCGGCAGCGACATCCACGACGGCGTGCTCCAGCAGCTGGCCGCCATCCAGATGCAGGCCGACACCATGGGATCGGCGCTCGACGCCGGGCGCCCCGACGCGGCGGCCGAGCTGGCCCGCAAGACGGCGCTCGGTATCGAGACCACCATCGCCGACCTGCGGGCCGTGGTGCGGAGCCTGCGCCGGACGTCGCTCGACGCGGGCGGGCTCCCGGGGACGCTGAAGCGGCTGGGTCGGTCCTTTCACGCCGCTAGCGGAGTCGAGGTCGCGGTCGAGTGCGATACCTTCACGGCAGACGTTCCGCTGTCCCTCGAGCTGCTGCTCTGTGAGTGTTGCGAAGAGGCGCTCACCAACGTTGCCCGCCACGCGGCGGCCACGGCGGTGTGCATCTCGCTGAGTAGCGATGGCAATGCCGCTGAGCTGACGGTCGCCGACAATGGCGTCGGTCCGGCGGCCCACGGAAGCTCGTCTGGGCTCGGACTCGTCCTGGCCAGGGACAAGGTGAACCTCGCAGGAGGAGGGGTGTGGCTCG
The sequence above is a segment of the Acidimicrobiales bacterium genome. Coding sequences within it:
- a CDS encoding DNA polymerase ligase N-terminal domain-containing protein; translation: MDEEDPPHPPSSGDEPLARYRAMRDFRRTPEPSGGDADVPTGVAGAAAGPCGGGRFVVQEHHATSMHWDLRLERDGVLVSWAVPKGIPPDPRDNHLAVHTEDHPMMYLDFEGDIPKGEYGGGRMRVWDRGTYTCEKWEDSEVMVTLSGRRARGRHVLFRTGGNQWMLHRLDPPEDPDRSPMPKRLRPLVPAIGTLPADEAAWSFEPAFGGQRVVVSSEGGRASAVDADGGDVTSRYPELRDLGRAVGAVMAAMEGELVVTGPGGRPDPTALARRLSAKGDAALRRLATRSPAAFFATDVVWLEGHDTTALPYRQRRRLLERLELSGPSWHASPSSPGDGAALLVAARAQGLAGVVARRLDGAYEPDSLRFIPA
- a CDS encoding histidine kinase, translated to MSDQAPRTRDPLPFVLLATTLSSAVVALALYAVVDGTARREDPWTVAVWVAFCAVANILPVPVSDNVALSLSSSATIAMALVFPLPVAGPLVFVAAVSEWEVRRDTTVLHAVYNRAQMAMSAVAAAAVFELSDRAALHPFAALCAMLAHQATNLILVALADSTCHALPFHRVIRRMVPKGPAAAAAYLFQSLMGIVLALTYLRVGGWAVAVLMIPLLGGRFALRAARQLESAERDRRRLSDQLIDERERERARIGSDIHDGVLQQLAAIQMQADTMGSALDAGRPDAAAELARKTALGIETTIADLRAVVRSLRRTSLDAGGLPGTLKRLGRSFHAASGVEVAVECDTFTADVPLSLELLLCECCEEALTNVARHAAATAVCISLSSDGNAAELTVADNGVGPAAHGSSSGLGLVLARDKVNLAGGGVWLEGKQGQGTVVRVRLPIPLVT